DNA sequence from the Lycium barbarum isolate Lr01 chromosome 5, ASM1917538v2, whole genome shotgun sequence genome:
ACTATGTAATTATGATGACCACTTTGACCACCAAATGACGACAAATTAGATTGTGGGGTATGTTCATTTTTTTCCAAGAAAGGAGAATAATAGTGTGTATTTTGGTTATAATAATTAGGAGAAGTGAAAAGCTCAAGATCAAGATTAGGCAATAATCTTGAATATTGATGATTATGTGGATGAGTGGTAGTACTAGGCAAGAAAATTGGCTTTGGTGTTTGCACAGCACATTCGTTAGTAGTAGTTGTTGTACTTTGTGCTTTGCATGAATCTTGATGTTCAATAAATGCTTCAACTCTGAAAAAAGCAATAAAAATGGGGCAAAAAAGAACTAGATTAGAAGAAggtatatatatggaaaattagTACTATAATTCAAACATATAATTCATTCACAACCAAAAAATCGCTAATTCTTTTGTGAAAATTTCGGACGAATCTGTTGGAGTTAATTAACTAGCTATTGGTAAGTACGTTCTAGTAAAAAATCCCTTATCGACGAGCCAAATTCCGGCAGACACATCCGCCGGAAATTAGCAATTTTTTTTATAGTAATTCCACAATATAATATTGTTTGAGGTCAGTAAATTTTATCTTCACCTTATAGTACTGTTTTTAACTAAGATAATTGCACATATAAATAAGGAAGAGATCTTCAAAAGTAAGCACACTAAATATGTAGTACCTTTACAAGACATTCATTAGGTTTAACACTAAAGGATGCTACCAATTCAAGTAACATGGTAATCTCATCTTGATCTGTACTGTGTATAAGATGTGCTCCATTCTTTTTTATTTGAGTTTACTTAGTATACACTGTCATTATTCACTATTAGGTTATTTAAAAGATAACTAATTACAAGTATCTGTCCATaaaaagtatgattaatgatctTCAGTACTGGAAAAACGCGAATTTTCGATAGACGTTTTTGTATGAAGGCCAACAGAAATATGAGATTTCCAACGGAAAGTTTGGTCGTCCATTGGAAACTTTTCCTACAGCCAGTTTCCGATGAGAATATGTATATTTTTAATAGTGCTTGGAAATAATAAGATATTTATTATCTGTTGCAAAAAATTAAGATATACTGATAGTGTTATTTTGTTTTTAGATAGCTTGTAATATATGTCCCAAAACAGAAGGCAAAAAGAGTTTGAAGACTTTATATATTAAAAGTCTTGGTACtttcaaattttatttaaaatttgaaGTTAATGAATATGTCTATTTATGAAACAAGATGATTATTTAGAATAATCACCTTTCTGACTCTATAAATAAGGCCTTCATTCATGAAGTGGCTATGAAAAAACTGCAGGTATAACACGGGCTTTGTTGTATCCTGAAGGGATTGCTTGTATTTTTCTCAAtatgtatacgggcaatatctcTTTAAGGAAAGTGAAGTCGATTCTTCCACAACTCAAAGCCATTTCTTCTTCTATTATGTTTTCCTATTTTTCTGACATTTTTTTTAGAATGTTAATTTATACCAATGGATAAAAGAAGATGAACCTGGAGAAAACTCTTCCACAGTCACAAGAATGCCCTCTGGTGCCACAAGTTTTGATGTGAGCTTTATAATCTGACTGAACAGCATAGCCTTTGGAGCATTTTTGACAAACCCATTGTTTGTAATTGCTATGTTTCCTTCTGAAATGCTTCTTAATTCCAACAAGGTCACCTAGTGCATGGCATGGATCATGGTGTACACAACTTGGCTCTGGGCACACATATACTCTCTTCTTGATCACTTGATCCATCTCATTTTTCTCTTCTTCCTGATCAGTTTGAAAACATAGTTAGGTAAATAAAATTATACTATCGATTACTAACAAAAAAATTAAATGATATTATCGCACGATTTGACGTGATAACAGTTAGAGCAGACATATGTCTTCGGTTCAATTTTCGTTGTCATCCATCATCGTAAGAAGGGAAACCTTGGAACAACGGTATAATTTCTCCGTGTGACCTATAAGGCGTTGAATTAAACTTTGATGTTTGTATTAGGCTAGGCTGCCTACATTGCGCCCTCTAGAGGTGCGACCCTTTCCCGTACCCTATGCGATGCGGAATGTTTTGTGTACGGTTGCCCATTTTTTGAATTATTAGAAAAACTTCACGACTTGCACGTGAAGGGATGCGTTGAGATATCTATAATTTAGTTAATAGAATTTGTATCCCATCATACCTTTCTCGGCCTTGTGGCTAAGATCAAGTATAATACTTATCTGTTTAATATGTGATACGTGGACCAATATCAGTCTAAATAATATTAACTCAATGTTTTTAGGGGCAAGGCTAGTGCTACCTAGGCCATAGCCTAGGATAACCTAGGCTTGACGCACCCCACTAAATGAAAAATTGTATCGTATCAAACATTTAAGATTTTAGATGAGACGATGACTTAGCTAATAAAtaccttcttcttcaacttccatGGAACCTTATGACGGCGGCGGTGCATCTGAAGATTCTGCTCTCTTTGAAAGCTAAGGTTGCAGATTTCACAGACGTAACGGTCAGATTCCATTAACATCTCTGCTGTGAGATATACAACTTGTGCATCAGGATCTGCAAATTAAATATGGAATTTAATTATATAGCTCACTTGATCAACTCCAAattaatgaaaaggagaaaatACAATAACGGAGTTAACTACGGGTTCAACAAAATTCAGATCTCGAGGTTGAACCCTACATATGCATgtgtaaaataaatataaatggTGGCGGATCCAAATATTCTCACAACGAAGATTCAAAAAAAGGCAAAACTACTATATTTGCTAAAAATTTCTCTTATGTTAGGACGAAAGGGGATTCAACTGAACCCGTTCCTTACCTTTAGCTTCGCCATTAAATATAGATGGAAAGTTAATCAAAATCCACTTTCTCGCCTATAACGTTTAAATTCTGAATCTGCCTCTAAATAGAGGCTCTGAGCTAGAGAGGTGAAAAAGGGATTTATCTGAATTCCTTTCACTGAAAAAGTATATTGTATATACAcggttaaattatttttttattcatATATAGTAGATAAGGAAACCCTTGATGAAAATTTTACCTCTCTCGTTGACTGAACACGATGATTTTGATAGAGTTGTAATGGATACCACAAGAGCTAAAACTCAATATTCCACAATAACTCACATatgagaaaaagaaaattaaagttctttatatatatttaagtaATGAAGATGAAAATTAAATACCTGGAGTACCAGCaggtcttctttttcttttgataaTAAAACCATTTTCTGGGGAAGAAAATGGATCAGAATTAGAAGGAACTGGAAACAAGAAAGAGTGGCTGGCTAACATGGAGAGAGATTATTATTGAACTGAGATATTCAATATGAAATGTTGTGCTCTTGTTTTTTGCTTCTTAGCTTTTTGTTTATCTGGATTCTGGATAGATGAGGAGAACGATTTAAAGCCAATATATAGTACGGTTCCACatgattttttctttttaaaacaaagaaaaaatgATTGTTTTCACCCGAAGCTTTTAAGCTGGTTAAATTAATTTATAGtagtattttttgatttttttatgaGAATTTCTACCAATTCTGCTTTTATTCATTAAAGCTCGTCCTAAGCTCCGTCGAGATTACTGCCCTAGCCTATCCTATCATTTGTATAATGAAGTTCGTCATTTATTGAAGAAGTGATTGTTAAACATTAAAAGTATTGTTTAATGTTTATAACACTTTTGATTTGACTAAGCTTTACGATTTTATCCCTACTATCTTTGGTAATTTTCTAAATATTTTTCCTAAAATAAAACTATTAATTATCTCTCTATTTTATTAATTTCTGTCATTGGTCTTTTTCAtgtaaaaatatttataaatagatCACTTGGATATTTTAGTCATTTTAATAGAAAAAGTGTTTATCAACATGTTTTGTAAACATACTAACTGA
Encoded proteins:
- the LOC132642221 gene encoding zinc finger protein SHOOT GRAVITROPISM 5-like; protein product: MLASHSFLFPVPSNSDPFSSPENGFIIKRKRRPAGTPDPDAQVVYLTAEMLMESDRYVCEICNLSFQREQNLQMHRRRHKVPWKLKKKEEEKNEMDQVIKKRVYVCPEPSCVHHDPCHALGDLVGIKKHFRRKHSNYKQWVCQKCSKGYAVQSDYKAHIKTCGTRGHSCDCGRVFSRVEAFIEHQDSCKAQSTTTTTNECAVQTPKPIFLPSTTTHPHNHQYSRLLPNLDLELFTSPNYYNQNTHYYSPFLEKNEHTPQSNLSSFGGQSGHHNYIVQNNEAKGIIEEATTQVSQLKSEANQILKMAMEQKAMAAEKRQEAKCLIDLANLEMAKAREIRESVDSSSHVKIIKCGYCNNKQFHQTVSLKEVTACGEVYPVALTNYLSSSIYKR